A genomic segment from Triticum dicoccoides isolate Atlit2015 ecotype Zavitan chromosome 1A, WEW_v2.0, whole genome shotgun sequence encodes:
- the LOC119276674 gene encoding serine/arginine-rich-splicing factor SR34-like: MSRRNGRTIYVGNLPEDIREREIEDLFYKYGPIVDIDLKIPPRPPVYAFVEFEDPRDADDAIYGRDGYDFDGYKLRVELAHGGKGPSFDRPNSYTSSGRRGALRRSDYRVIVTGLPSSASWQDLKDHMRRAGDVCFSDVYPEAGAITGIVEYTNYEDMKHAIRKLDDSEFRNAFSRAYIRVREYNARRSRSYSRSRSRSCSYSRSRSHSYSRSRSPRSSSRSLSPAAPARDKSASRSPVRSRSLPRSQSPVKSE, from the exons ATGAGCCGACGCAACGGCCGCACCATCTACGTGGGCAATCTTCCCGAGGACATCCGCGAGAGGGAAATTGAGGATCTCTTCTACAAG TACGGTCCTATTGTCGATATCGATCTGAAAATTCCTCCAAGGCCTCCTGTTTATGCTTTTGTCGAG TTTGAAGACCCACGTGATGCTGATGATGCAATTTATGGCCGTGATGGATACGACTTTGATGGCTACAAATTGCGG GTGGAGTTAGCTCATGGGGGAAAAGGCCCTTCTTTTGATCGACCAAACAGCTATACTAGTTCTGGACGTCGTGGTGCACTTAGGCGTTCTGATTACCGCG TTATTGTTACCGGATTACCTTCTTCAGCATCATGGCAAGatctcaag GATCATATGCGGCGAGCTGGTGATGTCTGTTTCTCTGATGTTTATCCTGAGGCTGGAG CAATTACTGGAATAGTTGAGTATACCAACTACGAAGACATGAAACATGCG ATAAGGAAGCTTGATGATTCAGAGTTCCGTAATGCATTTTCACGCGCATATATCAGG GTGAGGGAGTACAATGCTAGGCGTAGCCGCTCTTACTCGAGAAGTAGAAGCCGAAGCTGCTCTTACTCGAGAAGCAGAAGTCACAGTTATAGCAGGAGCAGGAGTCCAAG GTCATCATCAAGATCCCTATCACCTGCCGCT CCTGCGCGTGACAAGTCTGCGAGCAGGAGCCCCGTCAGGAGCAGAAGTTTACCCCGTTCTCAGTCTCCT GTGAAATCTGAGTGA
- the LOC119276668 gene encoding chaperone protein dnaJ 49-like, whose protein sequence is MEGNKDEALRSVKLAQTALASGDRQQADKFIRIAQRLDPSLPIVDLLTSTKKFDPLNLNGTACQDKTRRGHENLKTPKEFVGPSNVDKGYTEENVRVIRDIRKNKDYYAILGVERTCSLEEIRKAYRRLSLKIHPDKNKAPGAEDAFKMLSKAFKCLGNDQSRKTYDQTGTLEGHEFNDQYSNVMRQRTARRRRQTRNGFYNYEEDLDPDEIFRSFFYGTRDNSFRGHNVYRTREAGRQEQQRREHPVQGGSFINLTVLMHLSVVLLFVLFAFIPVQQPQYALHKTYNFPISKVTDKHGVEYFVSKQDFDQQFPHGSPSRDNLEDHVFRDYKTMLGRNCRVELHRRKWANDYPTPHCDKLRSLDVA, encoded by the coding sequence ATGGAGGGGAACAAAGATGAGGCCTTGAGGTCTGTCAAGCTTGCACAGACTGCGCTAGCATCTGGAGATAGACAGCAAGCAGACAAATTTATCCGAATTGCCCAAAGATTGGATCCCAGCCTTCCAATTGTTGATTTGTTGACCTCAACCAAGAAGTTTGATCCCCTGAATCTGAATGGTACTGCTTGCCAGGACAAGACCAGAAGAGGCCATGAAAACCTAAAAACGCCAAAAGAATTTGTTGGTCCTTCTAATGTTGATAAAGGTTACACTGAGGAGAATGTTAGAGTTATCCGTGATATCAGGAAGAACAAAGACTACTATGCAATTCTTGGAGTGGAGAGAACTTGCTCCTTGGAGGAGATTAGGAAGGCCTACAGGAGGCTGTCACTGAAAATTCACCCTGACAAGAACAAAGCTCCTGGGGCagaggatgcattcaagatgctcagCAAGGCTTTCAAGTGCCTAGGCAATGATCAGTCACGGAAGACCTATGATCAGACAGGCACCCTTGAGGGGCATGAGTTTAACGACCAATATTCCAATGTCATGAGGCAGAGAACTGCTAGGCGAAGGAGGCAAACAAGAAATGGCTTCTATAATTATGAAGAAGATTTAGATCCAGATGAGATATTCAGGTCTTTCTTCTATGGTACTCGTGATAATTCATTCCGTGGTCACAATGTCTACAGAACAAGAGAAGCAGGTAGGCAGGAGCAACAGAGAAGGGAGCATCCTGTACAGGGTGGGTCGTTCATAAACTTAACAGTATTGATGCACCTGTCGGTCGTATTACTTTTTGTCTTGTTTGCATTCATTCCAGTGCAGCAGCCTCAATATGCCCTGCACAAGACATACAACTTCCCCATTTCAAAAGTCACTGATAAGCATGGGGTGGAGTACTTTGTCAGCAAACAAGATTTTGATCAGCAGTTTCCACATGGAAGTCCTTCTAGAGATAACCTCGAGGATCACGTTTTCAGAGATTATAAGACTATGCTAGGAAGAAACTGTCGTGTGGAACTCCATCGGCGTAAATGGGCCAATGACTACCCTACGCCTCACTGTGACAAGCTACGGAGCCTTGATGTGGCATAA